One Haloplanus sp. GDY1 DNA window includes the following coding sequences:
- a CDS encoding HNH endonuclease, with product MFGGRSGISGRYDDPRAHDGKYPPDWDARRKAVYQRDNYTCQQCGRRSGPHAGDGGVPLHAHHRQTLRDGGWHHLGNLVTVCQYCHDGIHGYPTGRDYGVGGFNGLRVFRAVGRAVMRALRWVMR from the coding sequence ATGTTTGGAGGTCGATCTGGAATCAGCGGTCGATATGATGATCCGCGAGCGCACGACGGGAAGTATCCGCCGGACTGGGATGCTCGCAGAAAGGCAGTCTACCAGCGCGATAACTACACGTGCCAGCAGTGTGGGCGGCGGAGTGGCCCCCACGCAGGGGATGGCGGTGTCCCTCTGCACGCACATCACCGCCAGACGCTCCGGGATGGTGGCTGGCACCACCTTGGGAACTTGGTGACAGTCTGCCAGTACTGCCATGACGGAATTCACGGTTATCCCACAGGTAGGGACTACGGCGTTGGTGGGTTCAACGGGCTCCGGGTCTTTCGAGCGGTCGGCCGCGCGGTAATGCGGGCTCTTCGCTGGGTGATGCGATGA